The Heptranchias perlo isolate sHepPer1 chromosome 40, sHepPer1.hap1, whole genome shotgun sequence genome has a window encoding:
- the LOC137305465 gene encoding WW domain-binding protein 11, with product MGRRSTSSTKSGKFMNPTDQARKEARKRELKKNKKQRMMVRAAVLKMKDPKQIIKDMEKLDEMEFNPVQQPQLNEKVLKDKRKKLRETFERILRLYEKENTDFYKDLRKLETEYEQKRSQLCQFFDAVKNAQHVEVESIPLPDMPHAPSNIMIQDIPLPGAQPPSILKKTSAYGPPSKPVTLMLPPSHGVPRLPPGRKPPGPPPGPPPPQVLAIYARRMGPPPGLPLKGKDEDNVYDPETAIQDMQEDEEEEDSGDDDYLDGMEQDQDGDREDQDEDSDDSKDKDSDDDDDDFRHRDEDDENLRIDDDKPGRIVRFADVQDKQKKKKKNLKELTPLQAMMLRMAGQDFPEDEEEEEEEANTEGGADEEKMDTEEQNREKRHREESRPEGPQVPPPSQMPPRAPMQAPPMPGPPPLGPPPAPPLRPPGPPSGLPPGPPPGAPPFIRPPGLPGIRGPIPRLLPPGPPPGRPPGPPPGPPPGLPPGPPPRGPPPRLPPPAPPGIPPPRPGMIRPPMAPPLGPAPPGLFPPGPVPNPGVLSAPPSLIQRPKMDETVTTIEKKAIATISAKPQITNPKAEITRFVPTALRVKRESKSQAPVKKGEEEIVAPLKPIPKAIPAVSIQTKDDIYESFMKEMEGLL from the exons GGAAGGAGGCCAGGAAACGGGAACTGAAAAAG AACAAGAAACAGCGGATGATGGTGCGGGCAGCCGTGCTCAAGATGAAGGACCCCAAACAGATAATCAAAGACATGGAGAAACTGGATGAAATGG AGTTCAATCCCGTGCAGCAGCCCCAGCTTAACGAGAAGGTGCTGAAAGACAAGCGGAAAAAGCTACGAGAGACGTTTGAACGGATCCTGCGTTTATACGAGAAAGAAAATACTGATTTTTATAAGGATCTGCGGAAGCTGGAGACTGAATATGAGCAGAAACGATCCCAACTCTGCCAATTCTTTGATGCTGTCAAA AATGCCCAACATGTggaggtggagagtattccactgcCAGACATGCCTCACGCACCATCAAACATCATGATTCAGGATATCCCCCTCCCTGGAGCTCAGCCACCATCCATATTGAAAAAGACATCAGCTTATGG GCCACCCTCCAAACCTGTTACACTCATGCTGCCTCCTTCACACGGGGTTCCACGATTGCCACCTGGTAGGAAACCTCCTGGCCCACCCCCAGGGCCACCGCCACCTCAGGTATTAGCAATTTATGCACGAAGGATGGGCCCCCCTCCAGGCTTACCCCTGAAGGGAAAGGATGAAGATAACGTTTATGATCCTGAAACCG CAATTCAGGATAtgcaagaggatgaggaggaggaggacagtggGGATGATGATTACCTTGATGGCATGGAGCAGGATCAAGATGGAGATCGAGAGGACCAGGATGAAGACAGCGATGACTCAAAAGataaagacagtgatgatgacgatgatgatttTCGGCATCGAGATGAAGACGATGAAAATTTAAGGATAGATGATGATAAACCAG GGCGGATTGTGCGGTTTGCAGACGTGCAGGACAaacaaaagaagaaaaagaaaaacctGAAGGAGCTGACTCCTCTGCAGGCCATGATGCTTCGAATGGCAG GCCAAGATTTCCCTGAggacgaagaggaggaggaggaggaagccaaTACCGAGGGAGGTGCAGACGAGGAAAAGATGGACACAGAAGAGCAGAATCGGGAAAAGCGACACAGAGAGGAATCACGGCCAGAGGGACCGCAGGTACCACCACCATCTCAGATGCCCCCGAGGGCACCAATGCAAGCTCCACCAATGCCCGGGCCTCCACCACTtggccctcctcctgctcccccactGAGACCCCCGGGACCACCATCTGGTCTGCCACCAGGACCACCTCCAg GTGCACCCCCATTTATACGACCACCAGGGTTACCTGGCATTAGAGGGCCGATTCCACGACTGCTTCCTCCTGGACCACCTCCTGGGCGACCTCCAGGCCCACCACCAGGACCCCCGCCAGGCCTTCCACCGGGCCCACCACCTCGGGGACCCCCTCCCAGATTGCCACCACCTGCACCCCCAG GTATACCACCTCCTCGGCCCGGTATGATACGCCCACCAATGGCCCCTCCACTGGGGCCTGCACCACCAGGATTGTTCCCTCCAGGCCCAGTGCCGAACCCTGGTGTCCTCAGTGCTCCACCAAGTCTCATTCAGCGTCCCAAAATGGACGAGACCGTGACCACCATCGAGAAGAAAGCCATCGCCACTATCAGTGCAAAGCCCCAAATCACCAACCCCAAGGCCGAGATCACCCGCTTTGTACCCACTGCCCTGCGCGTCAAGCGAGAAAGCAAGAGTCAGGCGCCAGTGaagaagggggaggaagagatcgttGCCCCATTGAAGCCAATACCAAAAGCCATACCTGCTGTCTCTATCCAAACAAAGGACGATATCTACGAGTCTTTCATGAAGGAAATGGAAGGACTTTTATAA